A window of the Novipirellula caenicola genome harbors these coding sequences:
- a CDS encoding efflux RND transporter permease subunit yields MHPIESCVRNPVKVAVGALLLILFGVIALIGMPMQLTPEVQTPTLTIETRWPGASPQEIEREIIQEQEEQLKSVEGVTKMTSESMDSMGRITLEFFVGTNMEEALLKVNSRLQQVPEYPEEADQPVISTSNSSDRPIAWFILSALQPTRQEIQAFADQHPELREPLATVLRTDNPGLRLMRLRNLAKDHPGIAPLLPPDLNVPEMRRFAEDYIEARLERVNGVSNANVLGGLTDEMQVIIDPQKLAARSLTIDDVRRVLRNQNQDTSGGDYWEGKRRYVVRTLNQFRSADQVKSQVLAIRDGAPVFVSDVAEVKLGFKKPDGLVRRFGESSIAINALRETGANVLDVMDGLKHSVDDLNNDLLRDRKLQLLQVYDETEYIDASVGLVNQNIVVGGTLTMLVLMLFLHLNVRTLIFVPLIVASTVASMLLSPWYGLITLALIVIAGFWFARGALVVGMAIPISVIGTFLLLNLWGRSLNVISLAGMAFAVGMLVDNAVVVLENIYRHYQDGRSPYDAAYRGTKEVWGAVLASTLTTLAVFLPVLFVEEEAGQLFRDIALAISAAVGLSLIVSITLIPTVTARLLTERPERSKATSQPKPTPHSLQRVSDRIVQPILWLSSLFVSMVVGTNRMIQQSLLRRLALVTVLLAATAALSYALWPKVEYLPTGNRNLVFGIILPPPGYNLDELSSLGETVEEHLKPYWDIDPDDPATKNLEYPAIFDFFYVARGRQVFLGVRSVDPQRSGELIPLIQSVRSKLPGAFVIAKQSSLFEQGLTAGRTIDVEITGPELEKLVGIGGQVLGQVMGAMGEPVIPNAQARPVPSLDLSNPETHVIPYLFQTEQMGVDASSLGYAVNALVDGAFASDYYIGGDKIDLTIVGSPDQAGSIQDLESLPIATPSGHLVPLNSLARIESSSGPEQINHRERQRAITIEVSPPPEMALEDALQRIETQIVDPIRASGQLDGGYQITLSGTADKLRDTWLALRWNVLLALLITYLLMAALFESWVYPFVIIMSVPLGAVGGILGLRLLSVYLTWRGLPPQALDVLTMLGFVILIGTVVNNAILIVHQSLNLMREDGFKSRDAILESVRTRVRPILMTTATTVLGLCPLVLFPGSGSELYRGLGSVLLGGLLVSTIFTLVFVPTLFRIFMDIKESFGRGEKPSHPDESLSVDDDSQETPAEAPAHTAAHVMS; encoded by the coding sequence ATGCATCCCATCGAATCCTGTGTCCGCAATCCTGTGAAAGTCGCCGTCGGTGCGCTGCTGCTGATTCTGTTTGGCGTGATCGCATTGATCGGGATGCCGATGCAGTTGACTCCCGAAGTGCAAACGCCAACGTTGACGATTGAAACGCGTTGGCCGGGAGCCAGTCCACAAGAAATCGAACGCGAAATCATTCAAGAGCAGGAAGAACAGCTCAAGAGCGTCGAAGGGGTCACCAAGATGACCAGCGAATCGATGGACTCGATGGGCCGCATCACGCTAGAGTTCTTTGTCGGCACGAACATGGAAGAGGCGTTGTTGAAGGTCAACAGCCGGTTGCAACAGGTTCCGGAGTATCCCGAGGAAGCGGACCAACCGGTGATCTCGACGAGCAATTCGTCAGACCGTCCGATCGCGTGGTTCATTCTGAGTGCATTGCAACCGACACGCCAAGAGATTCAAGCCTTTGCCGACCAGCATCCCGAGCTTCGTGAACCGCTTGCCACCGTGCTTCGCACCGACAACCCGGGGCTGCGATTGATGCGGCTGCGCAATCTTGCCAAGGATCACCCGGGCATCGCTCCGCTATTGCCGCCCGATTTGAATGTGCCCGAAATGCGGCGGTTCGCCGAGGACTATATCGAAGCACGACTCGAACGCGTCAACGGTGTCTCCAATGCCAACGTGCTGGGCGGATTGACCGACGAGATGCAAGTCATCATCGATCCTCAGAAATTGGCCGCCCGCAGCCTGACGATTGACGACGTCCGCCGCGTGCTTCGCAACCAAAACCAAGACACCTCGGGCGGCGATTACTGGGAAGGCAAACGACGCTATGTCGTTCGCACGCTGAATCAATTTCGCAGTGCCGATCAAGTCAAATCGCAAGTGCTGGCGATTCGCGATGGGGCGCCTGTGTTTGTCAGCGATGTGGCCGAAGTCAAACTGGGGTTCAAAAAGCCTGACGGTTTGGTACGCCGTTTCGGCGAATCATCGATTGCAATCAATGCGCTGCGGGAAACCGGTGCGAATGTGTTGGACGTGATGGATGGATTGAAACACAGCGTCGATGATCTGAATAACGACTTGCTGCGTGACCGCAAACTGCAACTGTTGCAGGTCTATGATGAAACCGAATACATCGATGCGTCGGTCGGGTTGGTCAACCAAAACATCGTGGTCGGCGGAACGTTGACGATGTTGGTGTTGATGTTGTTTCTGCATTTGAATGTGCGAACGTTGATCTTTGTGCCGTTGATTGTCGCTAGCACCGTCGCATCGATGTTATTGAGTCCTTGGTACGGCTTGATCACGTTGGCGCTGATCGTCATTGCGGGGTTCTGGTTCGCCCGAGGTGCTTTGGTCGTCGGGATGGCGATCCCGATTAGTGTGATCGGCACCTTCTTGCTTTTGAATTTGTGGGGGCGGTCGTTGAACGTGATCAGTTTGGCAGGGATGGCGTTTGCGGTTGGCATGTTGGTCGACAACGCGGTGGTGGTGCTGGAAAATATCTATCGTCATTACCAAGACGGACGGTCACCGTATGACGCGGCGTATCGCGGAACCAAAGAGGTATGGGGAGCGGTGTTGGCGTCGACGTTGACCACGTTGGCCGTGTTTCTGCCGGTCTTGTTCGTCGAAGAAGAAGCGGGGCAACTGTTTCGCGACATCGCGCTGGCGATCAGTGCGGCAGTCGGCTTGTCGTTGATCGTCAGCATCACGTTGATCCCGACGGTCACAGCTCGACTGCTGACCGAAAGGCCTGAACGCTCGAAAGCCACTTCACAGCCCAAGCCAACGCCGCACTCGCTGCAACGTGTGTCCGATCGGATCGTACAACCGATTCTGTGGCTCAGTTCGTTGTTTGTATCGATGGTGGTCGGCACGAACCGGATGATTCAACAGAGTTTGCTGCGGCGATTGGCGTTGGTCACGGTGCTGTTGGCTGCCACCGCGGCGTTGAGTTACGCGTTGTGGCCAAAGGTCGAGTATCTGCCAACAGGCAATCGCAATTTGGTGTTTGGCATCATTTTACCGCCGCCAGGATACAACCTGGATGAACTGTCGAGTCTTGGTGAAACGGTCGAAGAGCATTTGAAACCCTACTGGGACATCGACCCGGATGACCCGGCGACCAAGAATCTCGAATACCCGGCGATCTTTGACTTTTTCTATGTTGCTCGCGGACGGCAAGTCTTCTTGGGCGTGCGTTCGGTCGATCCGCAGCGCAGCGGTGAACTGATTCCGTTGATCCAAAGTGTGCGTTCCAAATTGCCTGGCGCGTTTGTGATCGCCAAACAATCGAGTTTATTTGAACAAGGATTGACCGCAGGCCGCACGATCGATGTCGAAATCACTGGCCCCGAACTCGAGAAATTGGTCGGGATCGGGGGCCAAGTCCTCGGTCAAGTGATGGGAGCGATGGGCGAACCGGTGATCCCCAACGCGCAAGCTCGACCGGTGCCTAGTTTGGACCTTAGCAATCCCGAAACCCACGTGATCCCCTATCTGTTTCAAACCGAGCAAATGGGGGTCGATGCGTCTAGCCTGGGTTATGCCGTGAACGCGTTAGTCGATGGTGCGTTTGCCAGTGATTATTACATCGGTGGCGACAAGATCGATCTGACAATTGTGGGCAGCCCTGATCAGGCGGGGTCGATTCAGGATCTCGAGTCATTGCCGATCGCGACACCAAGTGGTCATTTGGTTCCACTGAATTCATTGGCTCGGATTGAATCGTCAAGCGGACCGGAACAGATCAATCATCGCGAGCGACAGCGGGCGATCACGATCGAAGTGTCTCCGCCGCCCGAGATGGCACTGGAGGATGCGTTGCAGCGGATTGAAACGCAAATCGTCGATCCGATCCGAGCATCGGGGCAACTCGATGGCGGTTACCAAATCACATTGTCGGGGACCGCCGACAAATTGCGTGATACCTGGTTGGCGCTGCGCTGGAACGTGCTGCTGGCCTTGCTGATCACGTACCTGTTGATGGCCGCGTTATTTGAAAGTTGGGTTTACCCATTTGTGATCATCATGAGTGTTCCGCTGGGCGCGGTCGGCGGGATTTTGGGCCTGCGGCTGTTGAGTGTTTACTTGACTTGGCGGGGGCTGCCGCCGCAAGCACTCGATGTGTTGACGATGTTGGGGTTTGTGATCCTGATCGGGACAGTGGTCAACAATGCGATTTTGATCGTGCATCAGTCGCTTAATTTGATGCGAGAAGACGGTTTCAAGTCGCGCGACGCGATTTTGGAAAGCGTTCGCACTCGGGTGCGTCCGATTTTGATGACCACCGCAACGACGGTGCTCGGGTTGTGTCCGTTGGTATTGTTCCCTGGTTCCGGCAGTGAGCTTTATCGAGGTTTGGGCAGCGTGTTGTTGGGCGGGCTGCTCGTGTCGACGATCTTTACGTTGGTGTTCGTGCCGACGTTGTTCCGAATCTTCATGGACATCAAAGAATCGTTTGGCCGCGGAGAGAAACCGAGTCATCCAGATGAGTCGTTGAGTGTCGACGACGATTCGCAAGAAACGCCGGCTGAGGCTCCGGCGCACACCGCCGCCCACGTGATGAGTTAA
- a CDS encoding DUF3754 domain-containing protein — protein MSKSFIDRFLVEWSVNRDGATTRPLGSSFGDISELSASGLISDNPDHWSVELYLPVEPTRLREYLIRRNELSESQQHAFTEAFGQVESILNRNTAAYHTEFSKWYSALDPDSDHRDPLQEDSDTAAPQDEATEDGTTHPHIAPTLQLCERMLVEAGYRRLDQSDIEACVGVASQWGVPLHVDFTLFDQLVVYSRGDIVGTRFRRRLRTLYQREPVEVPVYQRMVVLFKLHNDDVSEEQLSSRCLHLRMFKNIPKLDVDMLLPGTQVRISKVDRVKIIVPSLGGLLMSLRKLAHFIFLFAAITLYSSMMLAGLIFASIGYIVRSVVSYFQTRNRYLLNLAKNLYYQKLDTNAGVGYRLIQQARQQSEAEVTLALYGILSSDTPLSSRKLRRHCERMIREAVNVEVDFQVERSLKILSQAGLIEQVDGEQWRMKERGC, from the coding sequence GTGTCAAAATCGTTCATTGATCGTTTTCTCGTCGAGTGGTCTGTCAATCGTGACGGCGCGACGACACGCCCTTTGGGCAGTTCGTTTGGCGACATCAGCGAACTGAGTGCATCGGGACTGATCTCGGACAATCCCGATCACTGGTCGGTCGAGTTGTACTTGCCCGTCGAACCCACACGGTTGCGAGAATACTTGATCCGCCGAAACGAACTGAGCGAATCACAGCAACACGCGTTTACCGAAGCCTTCGGGCAAGTCGAAAGCATACTCAATCGCAATACCGCGGCGTACCACACCGAATTTTCAAAATGGTACTCCGCACTCGACCCCGATTCGGATCATCGCGACCCGCTGCAGGAGGATTCAGACACCGCTGCCCCCCAGGATGAAGCGACCGAAGACGGCACAACGCATCCCCACATTGCTCCGACACTGCAGCTCTGCGAGCGGATGTTGGTCGAAGCGGGCTACCGTCGTCTGGATCAATCTGACATCGAAGCCTGCGTGGGTGTGGCGAGCCAGTGGGGAGTCCCGCTGCATGTCGACTTCACGCTGTTCGACCAGCTGGTGGTCTATTCGCGAGGCGACATCGTCGGCACCCGCTTTCGCCGCCGGCTCCGCACGCTGTATCAACGTGAACCAGTCGAAGTTCCCGTGTATCAACGGATGGTGGTGCTGTTCAAACTGCACAACGACGATGTATCGGAAGAACAATTGTCGTCACGGTGTTTGCACCTGAGGATGTTCAAAAACATTCCCAAGCTGGATGTCGACATGCTGTTGCCAGGAACGCAAGTTCGAATCAGCAAAGTGGACCGGGTCAAGATCATCGTGCCAAGTCTGGGAGGGCTTCTGATGTCACTTCGAAAACTAGCCCATTTCATCTTCTTGTTTGCCGCGATCACGCTGTACTCTTCGATGATGTTGGCCGGGTTGATCTTTGCTTCGATCGGCTACATCGTTCGCAGTGTGGTGAGTTATTTCCAGACCCGCAATCGCTACCTATTGAACCTGGCAAAGAACCTGTACTACCAAAAACTCGATACCAACGCAGGCGTGGGTTACCGTTTGATCCAACAAGCCCGGCAACAGAGTGAAGCCGAGGTGACGCTGGCGTTGTACGGGATCCTGTCGAGCGACACTCCGCTGAGCTCTCGCAAACTGCGGCGTCACTGCGAGCGAATGATTCGTGAAGCGGTGAACGTCGAAGTCGACTTTCAAGTCGAGCGGTCGCTGAAAATCTTGTCGCAAGCCGGACTGATCGAACAAGTCGATGGCGAGCAGTGGCGGATGAAGGAACGAGGCTGTTGA
- a CDS encoding HAD-IA family hydrolase, whose amino-acid sequence MNDFDTTGSQSSDEQADAARKPVRGVALDMDGLLIDTERLYWQVGDTLLQRRGYRYSRELQARMMGRIGVSAIAQMIEMHNLSDSAESLLAESDELYGALLAEQLQPMPGLSQWMDSLRRSGLPFGLATSSQRKFVDVILPTFDWSDQLAFVLTGNDVVNGKPHPEMYLTAAEKMQVPASEMLVLEDSGNGCAAALAAGAQTVAVPSEHTKDQSFDGVMLIADSLLDPRLHELIA is encoded by the coding sequence ATGAACGATTTTGACACCACGGGCTCCCAGTCGTCCGACGAGCAAGCCGACGCCGCGCGAAAACCGGTTCGCGGGGTGGCACTCGATATGGACGGGCTGTTGATTGATACCGAACGATTGTACTGGCAAGTGGGCGATACGTTACTGCAGCGGCGGGGATATCGCTACAGCCGGGAATTGCAGGCTCGGATGATGGGCCGCATCGGGGTGTCGGCGATCGCACAGATGATCGAAATGCACAATTTGTCGGATTCCGCTGAATCGCTGCTTGCCGAGTCAGACGAACTGTATGGAGCGTTGTTGGCCGAGCAGCTTCAGCCGATGCCGGGGCTGAGCCAGTGGATGGACTCGCTACGACGATCCGGTTTGCCGTTCGGATTGGCAACCAGCAGTCAACGCAAATTTGTCGATGTCATTTTGCCGACGTTTGATTGGTCGGATCAGCTTGCGTTTGTGTTGACCGGCAACGACGTCGTCAATGGCAAGCCTCACCCCGAGATGTATTTGACGGCAGCCGAGAAGATGCAAGTCCCCGCATCGGAAATGCTGGTGCTCGAAGATAGTGGCAATGGATGTGCCGCGGCATTAGCCGCTGGAGCCCAGACGGTCGCCGTCCCCAGCGAACACACCAAAGATCAATCGTTCGACGGCGTGATGTTGATCGCCGATTCGTTGTTGGATCCACGATTGCACGAGTTGATCGCATGA
- a CDS encoding thiazole synthase: protein MSTTESAPQVIDDDPGLVVGGHQLKSRLIVGTGRYDSMPQMRDSLMASGSDCVTVAVRRERLYDRMGQNILDFLDLDRYILLPNTAGCYTAKDAIRAAKLGREILRSLNNAGADWVKLEVLGDSKTLLPDPSETLAACEELSKEGFKVLCYTSDCPVTAQRLKAVGAASVMPAGSPIGSGQGLLNPNNLRIILEYLKEDDPDYPVIIDAGVGTASDVSEAFELGADGVLLNTAIAHARDPIRMARAMKYASLAGRDAYLSGRIPKRLYGTASSPEEGVISTRPYGSAPLSGE, encoded by the coding sequence TTGTCTACCACGGAATCCGCCCCCCAAGTGATTGACGACGATCCCGGATTGGTTGTTGGCGGCCATCAACTGAAGAGCCGTCTGATCGTGGGCACCGGCCGCTACGACTCGATGCCGCAAATGCGGGACTCGCTGATGGCTTCGGGCAGCGATTGCGTGACGGTCGCGGTGCGTCGCGAGCGGCTGTACGACCGGATGGGGCAAAACATCCTCGATTTCCTTGACCTGGATCGATACATTTTATTGCCCAACACAGCGGGCTGCTACACGGCTAAAGACGCGATCCGCGCCGCGAAACTCGGCCGCGAAATCCTTCGTTCGCTCAACAATGCCGGCGCCGATTGGGTCAAATTGGAAGTGCTTGGTGACAGCAAAACGCTGTTGCCGGATCCATCGGAAACATTGGCCGCGTGCGAGGAATTGAGCAAAGAAGGATTCAAAGTCCTCTGCTACACCAGCGATTGTCCGGTCACGGCTCAGCGGCTGAAGGCCGTCGGAGCGGCCAGCGTGATGCCAGCGGGCAGCCCGATCGGCAGCGGCCAAGGGCTGCTAAATCCCAACAACTTGCGGATCATCTTGGAGTATTTGAAGGAAGACGATCCCGATTATCCCGTCATCATCGATGCAGGCGTGGGCACGGCAAGCGATGTCAGCGAAGCGTTCGAGTTGGGGGCCGACGGCGTGCTGTTGAACACCGCAATCGCGCATGCCCGTGATCCGATTCGGATGGCACGAGCGATGAAGTATGCTTCGCTCGCCGGCCGCGACGCCTATTTGTCCGGCCGGATCCCCAAGCGACTTTATGGCACCGCCAGCAGTCCCGAAGAAGGCGTTATTAGCACCCGCCCCTACGGATCTGCGCCGCTCAGCGGCGAGTAA